One window of Sulfurospirillum sp. 1612 genomic DNA carries:
- a CDS encoding NADH-quinone oxidoreductase subunit B family protein, translated as MIKFWQRRAKNKILTECLEFDTELDAIKKSIKDHIKRKFAGSLAIRMVDSGSCNACEAECNALSNPYYDLERLGIYFVASPRHADVMLISGVMSVNMYHHVLNAYRQMPEPKWVVSVGDCPNMEAPFEETFAIKAPIAQHIEVFHHIPGCPPEPKMIIRGLLDFLKKLEKNT; from the coding sequence ATGATCAAATTTTGGCAGCGAAGAGCCAAGAACAAAATTTTGACAGAATGTTTAGAGTTCGATACAGAACTTGACGCGATTAAAAAGTCAATCAAAGATCACATTAAAAGAAAATTTGCCGGAAGTCTTGCTATCCGAATGGTCGATAGTGGCAGTTGTAATGCCTGTGAGGCTGAATGCAACGCCTTGTCAAATCCCTACTATGATCTTGAACGATTGGGAATCTATTTTGTAGCGAGCCCCCGACATGCTGATGTGATGTTGATTAGTGGAGTGATGAGTGTGAATATGTACCATCATGTTCTCAATGCCTATCGTCAGATGCCAGAACCCAAGTGGGTTGTCAGTGTTGGAGATTGTCCTAATATGGAAGCGCCGTTTGAGGAGACTTTTGCGATTAAAGCACCCATAGCGCAGCATATTGAAGTGTTTCATCACATCCCTGGTTGTCCTCCTGAGCCCAAAATGATTATTCGTGGATTGTTAGATTTTTTAAAAAAATTGGAGAAAAATACATGA
- a CDS encoding prephenate dehydrogenase: MKVGIVGLGLMGGSLGLALRHIKFVSKVVGFDHNITHCEEALKFGLVEEIVSFEEIKQCDIIFLAIPVEAIIKVLQDLKDVPKNTTIVDLGGTKALIIEKTPKEIRENLVAAHPMTGTEKFGPSAAIEELYHDKVVVLCDMEHSGAVHKDRAVQLFSHIGMKIVFMNPVNHDKHAAFISHLPHAISYALANSVMSQEDPKSILILAAGGFKDMSRVAKSSPLMWADIFKQNRDNLLKSLEVFEQELDRCKKMVQEENWTELEGWMGKATTLHKIL, encoded by the coding sequence ATGAAAGTTGGGATTGTAGGATTGGGATTGATGGGTGGCTCCTTGGGCCTTGCTTTGAGACATATCAAATTTGTATCTAAGGTTGTTGGATTTGATCACAATATCACGCATTGTGAAGAAGCCCTAAAATTTGGGCTTGTAGAAGAAATCGTATCGTTTGAAGAGATTAAGCAATGCGATATCATTTTCTTAGCAATCCCTGTTGAGGCCATTATCAAAGTACTGCAAGATTTAAAAGATGTCCCCAAAAACACGACCATTGTAGATTTAGGGGGCACCAAAGCACTCATTATAGAAAAAACTCCTAAAGAGATTCGAGAAAACCTCGTCGCCGCACACCCGATGACCGGAACAGAGAAGTTTGGACCCAGTGCAGCCATCGAAGAACTCTATCATGATAAAGTCGTCGTATTGTGTGATATGGAACACAGTGGCGCGGTTCACAAAGATCGGGCCGTCCAGTTATTTTCACATATTGGGATGAAGATTGTATTTATGAATCCTGTCAATCATGATAAACATGCCGCGTTTATTTCTCATCTTCCTCATGCGATTAGTTATGCACTTGCTAATTCTGTCATGAGTCAAGAAGACCCCAAAAGTATCCTCATTCTAGCAGCGGGAGGATTCAAAGATATGAGTCGTGTCGCAAAATCATCCCCATTGATGTGGGCTGATATTTTTAAACAAAATAGAGACAATCTTCTAAAATCTTTAGAGGTTTTTGAGCAAGAATTAGACCGATGTAAGAAAATGGTCCAAGAGGAAAATTGGACTGAATTAGAAGGATGGATGGGCAAAGCCACCACCCTTCATAAGATTTTATAA
- the bamA gene encoding outer membrane protein assembly factor BamA — protein MKKLLLSGFMVFSSLYAVDIKSIKFDGLIHLSPSVALEIMNISKGDPIDIEVIDKGIKALYKQNYFKDISVEDDNNGNLTISVVEKPVIANIDITGISDSDKKDLKDALGVKKGEIYSLSKLNTAKRNVEKYYEDKGYFDTVVEATTKNLNKTSLSLNLIVNRGEKIVIKKVTLCGAKNFDYSDVRASIANRQEEYLSWMWGFDDGELKVKDLIYDSARIRDYYMRHGYLDAHVSNPFLKAYMDGYFAKLTYNIKEGEKYNVGTLSITSPQKIVDTKKILAQMQLQKGEVFNSKKLRNDLKTIENAFGDKGYAFVRVNPDVKTDKKNHIANINFIVDPGDKVYIHDVRISGNTKTIDRVVRREIFLAAGDLYNKTDLEDSRTALKRTGYFDDASIKEVRVSQDKVDLLVTIKEARTSSIGGGIGYGSTDGLILSASLADGNIFGSGMKANVSVERSNSILSGAISLTNPRVNDSIYSLSGTVYRQNYDYTSYDLKNLGFNLTVGRKFGRQWSGSVGYTLQESELSNLDDSIDASLYKLGTTIKSAVTPAVSYNSTDDYYLPRKGISAKASIEIAGLGGDDKFITFRNKFEYFYGLQDVIDYDLILRYRAKFNYIVDNGYLPIDEKLYMGGTSTVRGYSSNTISPKNSSDALLGGRMMFANSVEASFPLIERIKLRGAVFFDYGMIGEDSLNIKRAGTGVTLEWNSPLGAINLIFAKALLNESGDDLSSFEFTMGQRF, from the coding sequence ATGAAAAAATTATTGTTATCGGGATTCATGGTATTCTCATCGTTGTATGCTGTGGATATCAAGAGTATAAAGTTTGATGGATTAATACATCTATCCCCTAGCGTGGCTTTAGAGATTATGAATATCTCTAAGGGAGACCCTATTGATATCGAAGTGATTGACAAAGGGATTAAAGCACTCTACAAACAAAACTATTTTAAAGATATTTCTGTAGAAGATGACAATAATGGAAATCTTACCATTAGTGTCGTGGAGAAACCGGTCATTGCAAATATTGACATCACTGGCATATCTGACAGTGATAAAAAAGACTTAAAAGATGCATTGGGTGTCAAAAAAGGTGAGATATACTCTCTCTCAAAGCTCAATACTGCCAAAAGAAATGTTGAAAAATATTATGAAGACAAAGGGTACTTTGATACTGTTGTCGAAGCGACGACTAAAAACCTCAACAAAACATCACTCTCTTTGAACCTCATCGTCAATAGGGGAGAAAAAATTGTTATCAAAAAAGTGACCTTATGCGGTGCTAAAAATTTTGATTACAGTGATGTGCGAGCCTCTATTGCCAACAGGCAAGAAGAGTACCTCTCTTGGATGTGGGGATTTGATGATGGTGAACTAAAAGTCAAAGATTTGATATATGATTCTGCGAGAATCCGAGATTATTATATGCGTCATGGTTACTTAGATGCGCATGTTAGCAATCCTTTCTTGAAAGCTTATATGGACGGGTATTTTGCAAAATTGACTTATAATATCAAAGAAGGTGAAAAATACAATGTTGGAACCTTGTCGATTACATCACCACAAAAGATTGTCGATACAAAAAAAATATTAGCACAGATGCAACTTCAAAAAGGTGAAGTCTTTAACTCTAAGAAACTGCGAAATGATTTAAAAACGATAGAAAATGCATTCGGCGATAAAGGGTATGCTTTTGTACGCGTCAACCCTGATGTGAAAACAGACAAGAAAAATCATATTGCTAATATTAATTTTATCGTAGACCCGGGTGATAAAGTCTATATTCATGATGTCAGAATTTCTGGTAATACCAAAACAATCGATCGCGTTGTGCGAAGAGAGATTTTTTTAGCGGCAGGGGATTTATATAATAAAACTGATTTGGAAGATTCAAGAACCGCACTCAAGCGCACGGGATATTTTGACGATGCATCAATCAAAGAAGTACGTGTGAGTCAAGATAAGGTCGATCTTTTAGTGACAATTAAAGAGGCAAGAACGTCTTCTATCGGGGGAGGAATTGGTTATGGTTCTACTGATGGACTGATTTTGAGCGCGAGTCTTGCTGATGGTAATATCTTTGGCTCAGGAATGAAAGCCAATGTCAGCGTGGAACGGTCCAATTCTATTTTAAGTGGTGCCATATCATTAACCAACCCAAGAGTCAATGACTCTATTTATAGTTTAAGTGGAACCGTGTACCGACAAAATTATGATTACACCAGTTATGATTTGAAAAATTTAGGATTTAATCTTACTGTTGGTAGAAAATTTGGACGCCAATGGAGTGGTTCTGTGGGATATACCTTGCAAGAATCAGAATTAAGCAATTTAGATGATAGTATTGATGCATCATTGTATAAATTAGGAACAACCATCAAAAGTGCGGTAACACCAGCGGTATCTTATAATAGTACGGATGATTATTATTTGCCGAGAAAAGGGATTAGCGCTAAAGCTAGCATTGAAATTGCTGGATTGGGTGGAGATGATAAGTTTATCACCTTTAGAAATAAATTTGAGTATTTTTATGGATTACAAGATGTAATCGATTATGATTTGATTCTAAGATATCGAGCGAAATTTAACTATATCGTCGATAATGGTTACTTGCCTATTGATGAGAAGTTGTATATGGGGGGTACGAGTACGGTTCGAGGTTATAGTTCCAATACCATCTCTCCCAAAAATAGTAGTGATGCACTCTTAGGGGGTAGAATGATGTTTGCTAATAGTGTGGAGGCGAGTTTCCCACTGA